The sequence TATTTCGTTACAAAAAAAATCCTTCCTCAGTTTGTCGATCTCAACGAAATTGAACAAGAAGACTCGAACTTTAAGAGTCAGCTAATTGAGTGGAGCCAGAAGAACAAACGTGAGATAGAGTTTGAAACTACCGAAGAAACTGACGAAAAACTAAAACAGCCGAAGTTTAAGGCTGTAGTAAAAATTGATGACAAAGAAATTGGCAGAGGTATTGGAACTTCAAAAAAAGAAGCTCACCAAAATGCCGCACGGGAAACATTAAAAAAACTCGACGAGCTTTAATAATTTTGCCGCTTCTCCATCTTATTCTCATCGTTTATTAAATTTGCCCCGCAATAAATAATACATGGAAAGCATTTTAATCATAGGACTAGGTTTTTTTGCCCAGGGATTGTTCTTTACCCGTACCATCGCTCAATGGTTTAAATCAGAGAAAGAAGGCGAAGTAATATCTCCTGTAATTTACTGGCAAATAAGTCTTGTAGCTTCAATTATGATGCTGACTTATGGAATTCTGCGCCACGACTTTGCCATTGTTATGGGGCAGTCGCTCGTGTACGGAATTTACATTCGCAATTTGCAGCTAAAAAATGTGTGGACCAAAATGCACTGGGCACTAAAAATCCTTGCCCTTATAATTCCGGTTGCTTATTGGGTTTGGCTGCTAACATCAGGTAATTTTGCAAATATTTTGCACAATGAGGATGTGTCACTATTCTGGATGATTTGGGGCACCACTGCACAAGTAGTTTTTATCTCTCGCTTTTTTTACCAGTGGATTCATTCTGAGAACAAAAAGGAATCATTAT comes from uncultured Draconibacterium sp. and encodes:
- a CDS encoding lipid-A-disaccharide synthase N-terminal domain-containing protein; the protein is MESILIIGLGFFAQGLFFTRTIAQWFKSEKEGEVISPVIYWQISLVASIMMLTYGILRHDFAIVMGQSLVYGIYIRNLQLKNVWTKMHWALKILALIIPVAYWVWLLTSGNFANILHNEDVSLFWMIWGTTAQVVFISRFFYQWIHSENKKESLFPLGFWIISTCGSLMIFTYSIIRLDPVLFAAHSLGLFTYMRNIALHYGKSSLFDRLNKIAVLRKVIGKVSDRIK